A DNA window from Anas platyrhynchos isolate ZD024472 breed Pekin duck chromosome 33, IASCAAS_PekinDuck_T2T, whole genome shotgun sequence contains the following coding sequences:
- the CLASRP gene encoding LOW QUALITY PROTEIN: CLK4-associating serine/arginine rich protein (The sequence of the model RefSeq protein was modified relative to this genomic sequence to represent the inferred CDS: inserted 1 base in 1 codon): MWHEARKHERKLRGMMVDYKKRAERRREYYEKIKKDPAQFLQVHGRACKIHLDSAVALAAESPVNMMPWQGDTNNMIDRFDVRAHLDYIPMYTPPLLSPVSPEQESDERKCNYERYRGLVQNDFAGISEEQCLYQIYIDELYGGLQKPNEDEKKKLAEKKASIGYTYEDSTVAELENSLEKRGEEEDSEEDSNTDEDEVIPDIDVEVDVDELNQEQVADLNKQATTYGMADGDFVRMLRKDKEEAEAIKNAKALEEEKAMYSGRRSRRQRREFREKRLKGRKISPPSYARRDSPTYDPYKRSPSESTSESRSRSRSPSPGHEEKITFITXFGGSDEEAAAAQAAAAAPPGKQRCPPGAALRPPPPRPPPPRPPAPAPAPRSHRAPPRRYRRSRSRRYSRSRSRSRRIRGGAPGTVVATSRSYSPDRGYRYGSRRRSRSRSRSGSAAGGGARSSRRWSSSSRSPSPSPSPSASRSASPPRDKPPRPPASPAVGEKLKKADAAAGKETGAAKPKLTPQEKLKLRMQKALNRQFKADKKAAQEKMLQQEHERQEREDELRAMARKIRMKERERREKEREEWERQYSRQSRSPSPRYSREYSSSRRRSRSRSRSPHYRH, translated from the exons ATGTGGCACGAGGCGCGCAAGCACGAGCGCAAGCTGCGGGGGATGATGGTGGACTACAAGAAACGCGCCGAGCGCCGCCGGGAGTACTACGAGAAAATC aaaaagGACCCTGCCCAGTTCCTGCAGGTGCACGGCCGAGCCTGCAAGATCCACCTCGACTCCGCCGTCGCCCTCGCCGCCGAGAGCCCCGTCAACAT GATGCCGTGGCAGGGGGACACCAATAATATGATCGATCGCTTCGACGTGCGGGCGCACCTGGATTACATCCCCATGTACACCCCCCCGCTGCTCAGCCCCGT CTCCCCCGAGCAGGAGTCGGACGAGAGGAAATGCAACTACGAGCGCTACCGGGGCCTGGTGCAGAACGACTTCGCGGGCA TCTCGGAGGAGCAGTGCCTCTACCAGATCTACATCGACGAGCTCTACGGGGGGCTGCAGAAACCCAACGAAGAcgagaaaaaaaa gcTGGCGGAGAAGAAAGCCTCCATCGGCTACACCTACGAGGACAGCACCGTGGCCGAGCTGGAGAACTCCTTGGAGAAGCGGGGCGAGGAGGAAGACTCCGAGGAAGACAGCAACACGGACGAGGACGAAGTCATCCCCGATATCG ACGTGGAGGTGGACGTGGACGAGCTGAACCAGGAGCAGGTGGCCGACCTCAACAAGCAGGCGACCACCTACGGGATGGCTGACGGCGATTTCGTCAG GATGCTGAGGAAGGACAAGGAGGAAGCCGAAGCCATTAAAAACGCCAAGGCgctggaagaggagaaggcCATGTATTCG GGCCGCCGCTCCCGCCGGCAGCGGAGGGAATTTCGGGAGAAACGCCTCAAAGGGCGGAAGATCAGCCCCCCGAG CTACGCCCGCAGAGACAGCCCCACCTACGACCCTTACAAACG ctccCCTTCGGAATCCACTTCGGAATCCCGCTCCCGATCCCGCTCCCCTTCCCCGGGCCACGAGGAGAAGATCACTTTCATCA AGTTCGGGGGCAGCGACGAGGAGGCAGCGGCCGCTcaagccgccgccgccgcccccccgggcaagcagcgctgccccccgg GCGCCGCTcttcgtcctcctcctcctcgccctcctcctcctcgtcctccagCTCCCGCTCCAGCTCCCCGCTCGCaccgggcccccccccgccgtTACCGCCGCTCCCGGTCCCGCCGCTACTCCCGGTCCCGCTCCCGCAGCCGCCGTATtcgggggggggctcccgggACAGTCGTCGCCACCTCCCGCTCCTATTCCCCCGACCGGGGGTACCGCTACGGCTCCCGACGCCGCTCCAG gagccgATCCCGTTCCGGGAGCGCTGCCGGAGGGGGGGCCCGCTCGAGTCGccgctggagcagcagcagccgcagccccagcccctcgcccaGCCCCAGCGCCTCCCGCTCGGCCTCGCCGCCCCGCGACAAGCCCCCGCGCCCCCCAGCCTCGCCGGCCGTGggggagaaactgaaaaa ggctgacGCTGCTGCTGGTAAAGAGACAGGAGCTGCCAAA CCCAAGCTGACGCCGCAGGAGAAGCTGAAGCTGCGCATGCAGAAGGCTCTGAACCGGCAGT tTAAAGCCGACAAAAAGGCAGCGCAGGAGaaaatgctgcagcaggagcacgaGAGACAG gaGCGGGAGGACGAGCTGCGGGCCATGGCGCGGAAGATCCGCATGAA GGAGCGAGAGCGGCGCGAGAAGGAGCGGGAGGAGTGGGAGCGGCAGTACAGCCGGCAGAGCCGGTCCCCGTCCCCTCGTTACA GCCGGGAGTACAGCTCCTCCAGGAG GCGTTCCCGGTCCCGCTCCCGGAGCCCCCACTACCGCCactga
- the GEMIN7 gene encoding gem-associated protein 7 translates to KNKIIIYFFLFTTRRGKASSFRIVSWCFNFCNFFLFFCGGSGAANLRKRIGGCSVCVGEPTALSSPGRAPTPMAVPVSVLRLPRGPEGSSRGFSPSSPRFQALLGTGGGHPKTSSPPQAARAALRLRYLRSLGAMRGLPVSFTLHEGGRVGAVVAAADAPPLAFQVDALCTPLGLQVAALLRCSDIIAYAFEVPLPAPPERGDLPQNERRENSGGKNPEQGNLPQNGSENGSREAPEQGNLPQSRSESSSWAVLE, encoded by the exons aaaaataaaataataatatatttttttctttttaccaccAGAAGGGGGAAGGCGTCGAGTTTCCGAATCGTTTCgtggtgttttaatttttgtaatttttttttgtttttctgcggGGGCAGCGGCGCGGCGAATCTGCGGAAGCGAATCGGCGGCtgtagtgtgtgtgtgggggaacCAACAGCACTTTCGTCACCGGGAAGGG cccccaccccCATGGCGGTCCCGGTGAGCGTCCTGCGCCTCCCTCGCGGCCCCGAGGGCTCCAGCAGGGGCTTCAGCCCCTCCTCCCCCCGCTTCCAGGCACTTttggggaccgggggggggcacccaaaaacctcgtcccccccccaggcggcGCGGGCGGCCCTGAGGCTCCGTTACCTGCGGAGCCTGGGGGCCATGCGGGGGCTCCCGGTCAGCTTCACCCTCCACGAGGGGGGGCGGGTGGGGGCCGTGGTGGCGGCCGCCGACGCCCCCCCCCTCGCCTTCCAGGTGGACGCCCTGTGCAcccccctggggctgcaggtggcCGCGCTGCTGCGCTGCTCCGATATCATCGCCTACGCCTTCGAGGtgcccctcccggcccccccggAACGAGGGGATTTGCCCCAAAATGAGAGGAGGGAAAATAGCGGCGGAAAGAACCCAGAACAAGGGAATCTGCCCCAAAACGGGAGTGAAAACGGCAGCAGAGAGGCCCCGGAACAAGGGAATCTGCCCCAAAGTAGgagtgaaagcagcagctgggccGTCCTAGAATAA